Proteins encoded together in one Acidimicrobiales bacterium window:
- the coaA gene encoding type I pantothenate kinase, with the protein MGAGARRGTAASTYADFSAAEWSALRAATPLTLDEQDLSDLQGVNEHVSLDEVAEVYLPLSRLLNLHVVATQGLATVSDTFLGRPAAKAPYVIAVAGSVAVGKSTTARILQALLARWPDHPRVDLVTTDGFLHPNAVLEERGLMARKGFPESYDQRRLVEFMAALKSGAEKVTAPVYSHIAYDIVPGEEQVVRRADVVIVEGLNVLQTGGTGGGRPPSVFVSDFFDFSIYVDALEQDVEQWYVERFLTLRATVFTDPDSYFHRFAALSDEEAVATARGIWREINGANLRENIAPTRERAHLILEKGCDHAVRGVRLRRR; encoded by the coding sequence AGCCTCGACCTACGCCGACTTCAGCGCGGCGGAGTGGAGCGCCCTGCGAGCCGCCACGCCGCTCACCCTCGACGAGCAGGATCTCTCCGACCTCCAGGGCGTCAACGAGCACGTGTCCCTCGACGAGGTGGCCGAGGTCTACCTGCCGCTCTCGCGGCTGCTCAACCTCCACGTGGTGGCGACGCAGGGCCTGGCCACCGTCAGCGACACCTTCCTCGGACGTCCCGCAGCGAAGGCGCCCTACGTCATCGCGGTCGCCGGCAGCGTCGCGGTCGGCAAGAGCACCACGGCCCGCATCCTGCAGGCCCTGCTGGCTCGCTGGCCCGACCACCCGCGCGTCGACCTCGTCACCACCGATGGCTTCCTCCACCCGAACGCGGTCCTCGAGGAGCGCGGCCTCATGGCCCGCAAGGGCTTCCCGGAGAGCTACGACCAACGACGCCTCGTGGAGTTCATGGCGGCTCTCAAGTCCGGTGCCGAGAAGGTCACTGCGCCCGTCTACTCACACATCGCTTACGACATCGTCCCGGGCGAGGAGCAGGTCGTCCGCCGGGCCGACGTGGTGATCGTAGAAGGGCTCAACGTCCTGCAGACCGGTGGCACGGGAGGGGGACGGCCCCCTTCGGTCTTCGTCTCCGACTTCTTCGACTTCTCGATCTACGTCGACGCCCTCGAGCAGGACGTCGAGCAGTGGTACGTGGAACGCTTCCTCACGCTCCGGGCGACGGTCTTCACCGACCCCGACTCGTACTTCCACCGCTTTGCCGCCCTCAGCGACGAGGAGGCGGTGGCGACCGCCCGTGGGATCTGGCGCGAGATCAACGGGGCGAACCTGCGAGAGAACATCGCGCCGACGCGCGAGCGCGCTCACCTCATCCTGGAGAAGGGGTGCGACCACGCGGTCCGAGGAGTGCGCCTCCGTCGTCGGTAG